The candidate division KSB1 bacterium DNA window CGCGCCCACCCCGCAGGCGAGAAACATGTAGCCCAACTGGCTCACGGTGGAGTAGGCCAGCACTTTTTTGATGTCGGTGGCGGTGAGCGCCATGGTGCCGGCAAAGGCTGCAGTCGCCACGCCGATGACCGCCACCACCTCCAGCGCCACGGGCGATTGTACAAACAGGACGCTGCAGCGCGCCACCATGTACACCCCGGCTGTCACCATGGTGGCGGCATGAATCAGGGCAGAAACCGGTGTCGGGCCGGCCATGGCATCGGGCAGCCAGACGTACAGAGGAATCTGCGCGGACTTGCCGGTGGCGCCGAGAAAAAGCAGCAGACAAATGGCGGTCATCACACCCGGCAGCAGCGCTCCGCCGCCGGCGTTCACGCCCTTCCCCGCCAGCGTGAAAACCTGCTCGTACTGCAGCGAACCGAAAGTGGCGAAGAGCAGAAACATGGCAAGCAAAAAGCCGAAATCGCCGATGCGGTTCACGATGAAGGCCTTGCTGCCGGCCTGGGCGCAGGTCATGCCGGTGGTCTTGTCGAAGACCTGATCATAATAAAAACCGATCAGCAGATAGGAACACAGCCCGACGCCCTCCCAGCCGATGAACATCACCAGGAAGTTGTCGGCCATCACCAGCAACAGCATGGCGAAGGTAAACAGATTCAGAAACGCGAAATAGCGTCCGAAGCCGCGGTCGCCGTGCATGTAGCCGATGGAGTAAACATGAATGAGAAAGCCCACGCCGGTGACTACCAGCGCCATGGTCATCGACAGCGGGTCGATGCGAAAGCCGATGTCGATGGCGAACGCTCCGGTGCCCATCCATCGATAAAGTGACTGGGTGAGCAGGCGCGACTCCGGGGGCAGGGCGATGAGATCGAGGAAAACGAATATTGCGGTGAGAAAACTGGCGAACACCGCGCCGGCGCCGAGCAGGCCCACGCCCTTTTCGCCGAGCCGGCGGCCAAACAGGCCGTTGACGAGGAACCCCAGGAGCGGGAAGAACAGGATCAGCCAAAGATAGTTTTGCATCACCATTTCATCAGATTCAGTTCATCCACAAACACCGTCTCCCGCAGACGGAAGATGGCCACCATGAGCGCCAGGCCGACCGCGACTTCCGCCGCCGCCACCACCATCACGAAGAAGACGAAAATCTGACCTTCCAGGCTGCCATGGTGTGCTGCAAAGGCGACGAAAGTGAGATTGACGGCGTTGAGCATCAATTCGATCGACATAAAAATGACGATGGCATTGCGCCGCAGCAATACGCCGGCAACGCCAATCGCAAACAGCATCGCGCTGAGAATCAGATAATGAGCAAGGGGCATGATGTGTTCTTCCTGGCCGGCATGCGGCGTTATGTCCGCCGCGGGGCGCTGCCGAGGGCACGGCGTTCACGCGCCTCCGTCGGGAGTGTGTGAAGTTTTACAAACCCCGGTTGAACCGGGAGTGGAATGCTGCGGAACCGGTGTGAATGTTGGTCTGTCCAAAAAGATTGCGTCCTCGGCCGAGCCGGTGTCGCTCGAGGCCGTCATGAAGACGCCGGATATTTGGAGGCAATCGCCAGGCCGTTGCAGGAGCATGTTCTCCGAAGTCAGTGATTGGGAACGAGCACTAATGCAACTTGCGCTTGGCCAGCACCACTGCACCGACCATGGCGACGAGCAGCAGCACCGAAGCGACCTCGAACGGCAGCAAATAGGTGGTAAACAAGGCCCGTCCAATATCGGCTGTGCTGCCACTGACATTGCTTTGCAAACCGACGTGGGCATCTCTTCCGCCAGCACCAGTGCCGGACAGGAAATAGGTCGCACCGATCAGCGCGCTCACTTCCAGCAACAGTGTCAGCACCAGGGCGGCGCCGAGAAAACGCCGCCGGATTTTGCCAGCCTCGCGCACCGGATCCCGTTTCAAATTGAGCAGCATGATGACGAAGAGAAACAGCACCATGATCGCGCCGGCATAGACGATGATGTGCACCGCCGCCACAAACGGCGCGTTCAGCAGGACAAAGAAGCCCGCCAGGGAAAACAGGGTCAGAATTAAAAAAATGGCGCTGTACACCGGGTTGCGATGCAACACCATCGCCACCGCCGAGGCCACCGCCAGGATTGCAAACGTATAGAAGAGAATCGGCTGCACAATGATGATCAGATTATTTGAACGGGGGACTGCTTCCTCAGAACTCGGGGGCTTGTTCGGGGAGTCGGAAACGGGTGTTGGTTGATCATGAACGGCCTACAAGACCAGCACGATAATCAAATCATTTGGCACAAGAGTCTTCGGCTCCCACAGCCAACATCGGCACTGCATCAGGTTGCGGCAACAGCAATATTCGCAGAGATTTATTTAAAACGTCTGGCAATATAAACTCTTTGCCTAAAAAGTCAAGGGGATTTTCCCGCGTGCCGCCCACCACAACAGCGCCGCAGCGAGGAGGAGTGTCAGCAGGGGTGTGGTATAGCGGCGCCAAGCGGCGTGCTGCAGCGCCAGAGCGCGGATGCGGGCGCCACTCCAGGAGAACAGCAGCAAGGCCGGGAAAAGCCACAGGCTTGTGCTCAGCGCCAGCAGCAGGCAGAACACACTCCAAATGATCCATTTTTCGGCGAAGGTGAAACCGCGCGGGCCGTCAGCCGGCGAGGTGGTGGGCATGGCAGCCGCCTCGTTCAGGCCATGAAGTTGATGAGATCATATTTGGTGATGATGCCGACGAGCTGGCCCTGCTCCTGCACCAGGATGCCGGGATAGCCGCGCGCCAGCAAGTACCTGGCGTGTTCGAGCGAGTCATCATGATGCACCACCGGCAAACTGGCGTCCATCACGCAGCGCACGCGCTCCTCCAGCAGCGCCGCTTCCTCCAGCACGCGGCTGAGCAGCGTGCTTTCGTCCAGGCTGCCGATGCTTCTGCCGGCCTCGATAACGGGCATCTGCGAAACATTGTGTTCTTCCATGAGCTGCAGCGCTTCGCGCACGGTCACTTCCGGCGGCACACTCAACAGCGCCGGCAGATTGCGGCTCTTGGAATCCAACAGGTGATGCACCAGTGCCTTGTCGAAATCGAAGAAGCGGTTTTCTTTCATCCATTCATCGGAATAAAACTTCGAGAGATAGTACAGTCCGGTGTCCGGGAAGATGGTGACCACCAATTGATCGGCGGCCAGCTCCTGTGCCAGGCGCACGGCCACCACCGCCGCGCTGCCGGATGAGCCGCCCACCAGCAGGCCTTCTTCGCGCGCCAGCCGCCGCGCCATCAGAAAGGACTCCTTGTCCCCCACCGGCAGGATTTCATCGAGGTAGTCAAAATTCAAAGTGGCGGGAATCGAATCCTTGCCGATGCCTTCCACGAGGTAGGGCTGGCTGGTGGAAAGCTGGCGGGAGTAGAAATAGTCGCGCAGAATCGAGCCGACCGGATCCACCCCCACGATCTTAATGTTCGGATTTTTTTCCTTGAGGAACCGGCCGACGCCGGAGATGGTGCCGCCGCTGCCGATGCCACAGACGAACACGCTCACTTTGCCGTTGCTTTGCTCCCAAATTTCCGGGCCGGTGGTGGCATAATGCGCCTCGGGGTTTTCAGGATTGGCGTAGTGATTGGCGAACAGGGCGCTCGGAGTTTCTTTGGCAATTTTTTCCGCCACGGCAAACGTGCTTTCCGGGGAATGGGCGGGCACGGCGGTCGGACAGACGATCACTTCCGCGCCAAAGGCCTTGAGCATGCGGATTTTTTCCTGGCTGGTCTTGTCCGGCACGGTGAAGATGGCGCGATAGCCGCGCGCGGCGGCCAGCATTGCCAAACCGCCGCCGGCATTGCCATTGGTGGCTTCGACGATGGTGCCGCCCGGCTTGAGTTTGCCGGTTTTTTCCGCATTTTCCAGTATCCGCAACGCCGTGCGGTCATTGCTGCTGCCGCCGGGATTGAGATATTCGATCTTTGCATAGACTTTGCACTTGAGCCCCGCGGTTACGCGTTGCAAGCGCACCAGTGGCGTCTGCCCGATGGCCTCGGTAATGCTGTTGTAAACGTTCACGGCAAAACTCCCGGTTTCAGTGCACACCAAAAACGAAGGCGCAATATACACAACGGCAGAAAATAAAAAAAGCCGCCACAGTAAAAAAACTGGGACGGCCCTGGGCGGGAGCGCGGCCTGGGGGACCCGCTCAATCACTCCGTTCGATCAAAAGATCGATCAGCGAGAGCAGCACCCGCCGGGCGCTTTCGCTGTCGTCGACGTCACAGAAGGTGAAGCGCCCGTCCGGCGTCAGGGTGATGCCGCCGTTGCGAAACAATTCGGAATCCGGCATGCTTTCCTTGTCGAGATGCGCCGCCACCACCACCGCCGTGCGGAAGTGCGTGGTGAGTTGGTCAATCACCGGCTTGACCAGCTCGAAGGAGGCCAAATCCTGCCAGGAGAAAAGGACGATGCCTCCCAGTATTTTGGCGCCAAGCAAATCCCAGGCGAGCGGCCCGGCCTCCGGATGGAGGGTGATGCCGTAGAGATGCAACAGGAGCTGGTTGTTGATGGTGAGCCGCCCGAAGCTGAAGTCGGGAGTAGTCAGGGCCAACTCATCCGAGAGGGCGGCGAGAAAACGCTGCTTTTCGTTGGCGTTGGCTCCAATGACGACGATTTCACCGATGCGCATGGGTTTCCTGAAATGAGTGGCACACCTGCCTCCGGCAGGATTAGTGCGACAATTTTGCGCGAATCATGAGCAGCTCGCTTTTGTTGAGATAAAGCTTGCGCACCAGGCCGTTGCGGCGGTCATACTGCCGGCGTCCCGCCTGCTGGCGGCGGTCGGCACGCCGCCGTTCATGTGGCACCGTGGCGTTCGCCACCGGCTTGACGATGGCCTTGAACAGCGCGTCCACCGGGGAGGCGCTGCGGGTTTGTCCCTCGTCTTGCAAGCGTTTGAGCCATTGCGTTGATTCGCCGTTTTGGCTGGCGCTGGGCACCTGCACGGCTTGAATCGCGCCGCGCTCAAAGAGCTTTTTGCAAACCGTGAGCGTGCGCAAGTCGTCGGCAGAGTTTTCCTCCACCAGGTCCAGCAGGCGTTTGGCCACGCCGTTTTCCAGCAGCTTGAACAAGGCCTGCTCTTCTTCGTTGGCAGCCGGGGCGGGAGAGGGTGCCAGCATGACCTGGGTGTGCAGTGGCGGCAGTTGCGCGGTCAATTGCCGCCAGCGGTGCTGCCGGGTCAGGCCTTCGGAAATCAAATCGCGATTGGCAATGGTGAGCATGCGGGTGCGCTCATGCGGCCGCAGCTCGACCTGAAAGGTGCCCTCGCTCCAGGTGAACATGCGCAGCAGCGCCCGGCGTGCCTCCAGGCCACCCAGCTCGGCGTCTATCACCTGGCCTTCGGTGACAAAGACCTGGCCCTCTTTTTCGTGGGCGCGCAATTTCAGCACACAGGTTTTCTTGCCGACTTCGATGGTTTGCAGCAAGTCCACCAGATTCATCTCACTCAAGTGGCCATTGAAGCCGCGCCAGCGCGGCTGCGAGGAGGCCGAGAGCAGCTCAATTTCCTTGATGAGATTGTCGATGCGCACCACGGCCTCGTCGATGTCGAGCGGCTTTTGCAGATAATCGTCGATCGGCAGCTTCAAAATGCCGACCCGCTCTTCGACGGTGCGCAGTTTGCCGATCATCACGAAGAGCAACGCCCGGGTTGCCGGCCGGTTGCGCACCTCCTGCAGCAAATGGGGGCCGTCCATCACCGGCATGCGCACCTCCGAGATCAGCAGGTTGGGCTTGAAGCTGGCGATCAATTCCAGAGTCTGTGCCGAGCTCTCCGCCATGCGCACATCATAGCCGGTGGCCACCAGGGCCTTGCGCAGATCCGCCACTTCGCGCGGCTCTTTCTCGTTGATCAATATTCTTTTTCGATCCATGGTGACATGCGTGCATCCATCCGGTACAGCCGCGTTTCCTGCGGCTGCGCAATTCCAAAAACGCTTTACATGCTGCAGCAGGAACTGCGGTGGGGGCGAGACTTCGGGGCGGTGCCTGCGCTCACCGTTCACTCCCGGGGCGAACGCAGGTCAGGCTGCGGATGGCGACGGATATGGCAAAAGGCGTCATCACGCGAAACCGGATGCTACCAGCGCGTGAGATTGGCGTCGCTTGCCAGGCCTTCCAGGAACGCCGCCACCGTGGCTGCATCGGAAGGGTTACAGTCAAGCAGGTAGTCGGACGGCTCCGCATTCACCAAATCCCGCACGGTCGCGGTTGCCGGGCTTTGCTGGCCATTTTCCCTCAGAACAGCAATGCCAAACGGGAGTCGATAACCACTTTTCAACACCTTCAGCAGATAGCCGAAATAACTCAAATCGTCGCGACGATTCGCCTGCAGCAGCAAAATATAGCCCACCAAATCGCGTGCCACCGCTTGCAAAAGCTGGGTGAATTGCTGCTCCATCGAGACGCCGATCACTTCGAGCGGCGCGCCATTCTCCAAGATGCGCTCGCCGATTTCCAGATGCCGAAACGTGGGGTTTTCAATCTTGCGCACACTTGCCTGCGGGCCGAGCAAATGCCCCACCATTGCCGAAAGAGAGCCGGAGGCATGGCCGATCACCACCAGCCTGGGTTTGGCGATACCGCGTGCAGCACACAAACGCATCAGTGCCTGTGTGATGCGGTGGACAGACGCTTCCTCGCCCGCCGCCGGCGCGGGTGCAGAAGACGGCGCGGGCGATGTGACGGTTGAAGGCGTTGCTGCCGTCACGGGCGCAGTGACGCCGGCTTTTGTGGCTGATGTCGCTTGCGGTTTGGCCGGCAGTTCGGGAGCTGTTTGCGGTCCGGCTGCCGGCAGCGGAGCAGAAGCCGTAATTGGCGCACTCGGGCTGGCGGCCAACGGCTGGTGAGGCTCAGGTGTTGTGTCATCCGCCGCAACGGATGGTGGCAGGAATTCCGCTCCCGGTTGCGTCCGGAGTTGTGAAACCGGTAACTCTGCCGGCGGTGCACTCTCGCTCTGAAACTCGTCGCGCAGGAAAGCAGACACCTCCGTCGGTTGCGACATGATTTGATCGAGATCAACCGGTTGCATTTCGGGTTCTCCCCCGCCGACTACTTCCTTCCCGATGATTGCCGGCGGCCGCGACTCCCGCATCCGCGTATCCGGCTCGCCTGCTGCCGTGCGGCCCTGCCCGGCCGCCGCGGGTTCCTCGCCCTGCTCTTCCTGAATCTCGATCATGGCATTGTCGCTGCCGTTGCCGGCGTGCGGCGCTCCCCAAATTTCATCCGCGTGCTCATGCCAAAAGCTCGGTAAACTCGACAGTTCCGAATCATCAGTGAGATCGATGTCTTCTTCCGGCGGCGCACTCTCGGGTTCGGGGAATTTGAAGCTCTGGGTCTCGCCGGCCTCTACAGGCGGAACATGCGAGACTTCCGCCGGCTCCTCCGGTTCCTGCCCGGGCGCAAACTTGTTCTCTTCCGCTGCAGGCGCAACGGGCGGCGGCGGTTCGGGTTGCCGGGGCAGCGGCGCCGGCCGGACCGGGGTGGGCGATGTTGGCTCTGGCGCCGGCTTGGGGGTTGCCTTTTCGCCGCGCACGGCCGTGACCCGAAAGCTGGTGGGGGGCTGCGGCTCAACGGCAAGACGCTGCAAAATGGGCGGCTCCGCAAGATTGGCCGAGAGATCGCGCTCTTCGTCTTCAGAGGTGAGGGTGCTTTTCGCGGGCTTGATGAAGCCTTGTTGATAGAGCTTCACCAGCCGCTCGAGAGTTTTGATGTCGTCGTAGGTGCTCTCGTCGATGATCTGCAGAATATCCCGGCGGCCGTCGATCAGGCTGATGAAGCGGGCCACCTCGGTGGTCAGCTCGCGCTTCTGCAGAATGGCGCGGAAGGTTTCGGTGATGACGAAGGTGGTTTCCGGCGAGGGCAGGAGCTTGAACAGCCGCTCGCGCTCTTCCATGCGTTTGAAGCCCTGCAGCAGCAGGCCGAGATTGCTGACCGAGATTTCATCGGGCACCACGATGTCTTTGAACACCATGGTGAAGTGACCGCGCTTCCAGGGCAGCATTTGATAGACGGCCTTTTCAGCCTTGAGATTGCCGAGCGAGGCATTGACCACGGCGCCGTCACGAAAATAAATTTCCCCGCTGCGGTTGTTTTCATTGTGCAGGGTGAGCACGCCGGTCTTGCGCTCGACGCCGAAGCTTTCGATCAGGTCCACCGGGCTGAATTCTTCCAGCCGGCCGACCAGTTTTTTGGCGGGTTCGGCTTCTTCCTCTTTGATGCGCTCCATGCGCCGCAGGATCATGCGAATGCGGGCCAGCACCTCCTTGATGTGCAGGGGCTTGATCATGTAGTCTTTCACGCCGCCACGCAAGCTGCGCACACGATCCTGCAATTCCCGGCGGTTGGTGAGAAACATCAGCGGGATGGAGGAAGTCACCGGGTCGGCTTTGAGTTTTTCCAATAATTGAAAGCCGTCGAGCTTGGGCAGGTTGACTTCGGAGAGGATGAGATCCGGCACGCTGGAGGAAATTTTCTGCCAGGCTTGCAGACCGTCGGACGCAACAATCACCTCGAAGCCCGCCGCCTCGAGGTTTTCGCGCAGGATCTGAAGATTCTTGGGGTCACCGTCCGCAACAAGAATGGTTGGATTATCCATGAAGCGCACCACTGGTTCGCCTTGGGGGAATTCTGAGCCTCATGCGGTTCACCCGCGCGGCGCGACCGCGCGGAGAACAGGATCTGATCAAAGAAGTCCGCCACGTGTTGAGTTTGACCTGCCGCAACCCGCTTTTTGCGGTTGCCGCCGGTCGTTTGGGTATGAGGTCCGAATGGTGTCACCGCTGCTGGCGCTCCGTGGCGCCGGTGCCCCACCCAGCCAAATTCTTGGTTGCCGAACGCCAGCGCTTGCTCGAGGCGCAACACTATTCAAAATCATCATTTGAGATGATCGAAAAAGCGTTCGAATATACTGGAAATCGGCACCCCTGTCAAGTTTTTTTCTGGTGATGAAAGGATGGCCTGCAAGCCCGGGAAGGAATGATGGCCCGCGGCCCGGCAGGCGCGATGGCATGCACGGGATGAAATGCGGAAAGGAGCCCAAGTGCACCTGTGACGGTTCACCGGAAGGCGAGCAAGGACCCGGGCCGCCGGGCCCGGGTCCGGAATGTCCGCGAGTTATTCGACCGGTTCGGCCAGCTTGCGAGCCATCTGCACGACCTGGGGAGAGATCGGCCGGCGCAATTCGGCCTCCAGTATGCGGTAATAGGTCTGCAGCGCACGAATGCGGCGCCGGCAACGCTCGCAAGTCAAAAAATGCTCCTCGAACGTGTCGTACAAGTCACGGTTGTAGGAGGCATTGAGGAGTACGAATTCCAGCGACTCGGCGTCCAGGCACGCTTCCCTGATCGCCCCGCGCAGACAGGGGATCCTGTTCCACTGGCAATGATCGTTTTTCTTCATGTTTCCGTTGTGAAGATTCGCCTTTCCCTGCGCTTGCCGTCCTGACACAAGAAAAGGGGGGTTCGGGTTTTGTCCATCGGCGCGGCGACCGACTGTCTCACTCGCGAACGCCGATCTTTCAATTTCGTACTCTCTCTATACTGACAAAAGCCCTTATTCACGGAAAAACTATTTCCGCACGATTGCCGAAAAATGGCAGGACACCGTCCGCTTGTGAAGCAAGAGCTTACAGCAGTTCCTTCAAATACTCTCGGAACCATTTCTTGGTCAATTTGCCCAAGTACTCGAAGATCGTCCGCTCTTCCTGACGATAGCGCCGCTGCGTGAGATCCGGCATGTATTTGCGCAAATGGCGGAAGTAGGACTCGATCTTCTTGCTGTGGGTAATATCCTCGAGCACATCCGCCAGTGTGCGATAGTAAATCTCACCCTTTTCCTCGGAAATCTTGGCACTGGCGACGTATTGGTTCTGTATCTTGTGGCGAACGCGCTGCAACACCTTCTGTTTAGCTTGTTCAATTTCCTTCAACCGCACATAGTCCAGGGGTGACAGGTCATCAATCTGCGCGATGAGCCGATTGCGCACCACTTCCAGGTTGGTGTGGCGAATGAGACGCGCCACCACATCGGTGGGCAGGAAATTCTGATAGCGCTCATCCGTTGTCACCACCGACAACATTTTGCGAATGGTGGTGGAGACGTGATCTTTGGGGGTGTAGAGATCGAGGTATTGGTTTTTCAAGGCCTTCTCCGGAATGCTGGGCTTGGCTTTGCGCAGATACTGCAGATCTTCCTTGGTGAAATTGGCAACCGTCGCCACGGGCTCCGCCTGGGCTTCACCCGCGCTGATGCTGGTTGCCGAAGCAGCGTGGCGGCCGCTGCGGGCACGCTTCAGGAAAATGTATTCGCGGCCCATTTCGCGAAACGTCCCCAGGTCGCTCGCGTTCTTGACGGCCACGCGTATGTTGCGAATGATCTTGGCACCTTCCGGATCACGCTCTTTGAAGATGCGCGACAACTCCTGCTTGGTCTTCTTGATCACCAATCGTCGCAGCATGATCAGCAACTCGACGTCGTTGGGATTCTCCTGGGCATCGAGATAGGGACCGAAGTAACGGCGCAACTGCACAAATTCATTGTTCTCGTTGCGCATGAACAAGCCCGCCACGCAATCAATTGCAAGATCATCAAGCTCGCCGCTCTTGCGCCGGCGTTCCCACCGAATGTGCTTGCCGATCACCTCTTGATACTTCAAGTAGCTCAGCGAAATCTTCTGGACGAGATTGATGAATTCGACCAGCTCCCCTTGGGAGTATCCACCTCTCACAATCCTCGGGATTAGGTAGGAAAGTTTTTTGGAGTCCATCTGATGCGTCTCAAAGTTGCGTGAACAGTGCCAGTGGATTTGCCCAAAGACCGTCTCCGACGGCCTTCGATGATTTGATCGCAATGCGCTCCATTTTAGCAAACGTTATGCCTATAAGACAGCCGTCCGGCTTGCCAGTTCCCACGATTAAACAAGCAGTTGTCCCGCCAGCCTGTCACGCCGGCCCCGTCAAACAACAGCCCTTCACAGGCCGCATGTTTCCCCCTGATACAATGTTTCCCGCTGAGACTCAGCCAGGTCGAACAGTCAATTTGCCGCCTCACGCTCATGCCGCAGTTCACTGCGAGCAGCATTTGCCGCCTGACGGAGACATGCGCTGGGATGTGGCAATGCCGCAGGAACGCTGCCGCAATGAAATCAGCCGGCAGGCACTGTAGTACTGTAGTATTGTCATAATAAGGCCGGAGCGCAGGCTGTCGGCCCAATGGCACCAATTTTTCAAACAAAGCAAAAAACTCTCACACAAATATGCATTGTTACGTTAATCTTGTAGCCACGACCCCTTGCGGGTCGCTGCTGAAGTGGCAAAAATTCTTTGAACAGTCGCCCGCGAGGGGCGTGGG harbors:
- the nuoL gene encoding NADH-quinone oxidoreductase subunit L, whose translation is MQNYLWLILFFPLLGFLVNGLFGRRLGEKGVGLLGAGAVFASFLTAIFVFLDLIALPPESRLLTQSLYRWMGTGAFAIDIGFRIDPLSMTMALVVTGVGFLIHVYSIGYMHGDRGFGRYFAFLNLFTFAMLLLVMADNFLVMFIGWEGVGLCSYLLIGFYYDQVFDKTTGMTCAQAGSKAFIVNRIGDFGFLLAMFLLFATFGSLQYEQVFTLAGKGVNAGGGALLPGVMTAICLLLFLGATGKSAQIPLYVWLPDAMAGPTPVSALIHAATMVTAGVYMVARCSVLFVQSPVALEVVAVIGVATAAFAGTMALTATDIKKVLAYSTVSQLGYMFLACGVGAFAAGIFHLVTHAFFKALLFLGAGSVMHALSGETNIMKMGGLKKHLPVTHATFLIAGLAIAGIPGFSGFFSKDEILWETFSSPHGSVVFYLIALATAGLTAFYMFRLIYLAFYGSERVDPEVMNHVHESPRLMTVPLMVLAGLASAGGYLGIPHLFNQIGHFLEPVFTRYRPVPAHAAGALSLELLLMAVSVAVALTGILLARRMYLQQPALADHMAARFHRLHTLLRRKYYVDEIYDALFVRPVHRLAEGFLWKLFDVRGIDGFVNFLPRVFAAAAAGLRRWQTGIVQNYAVSIIIGLIVVLGYLLIK
- the nuoK gene encoding NADH-quinone oxidoreductase subunit NuoK, which gives rise to MMPLAHYLILSAMLFAIGVAGVLLRRNAIVIFMSIELMLNAVNLTFVAFAAHHGSLEGQIFVFFVMVVAAAEVAVGLALMVAIFRLRETVFVDELNLMKW
- a CDS encoding NADH-quinone oxidoreductase subunit J gives rise to the protein MQPILFYTFAILAVASAVAMVLHRNPVYSAIFLILTLFSLAGFFVLLNAPFVAAVHIIVYAGAIMVLFLFVIMLLNLKRDPVREAGKIRRRFLGAALVLTLLLEVSALIGATYFLSGTGAGGRDAHVGLQSNVSGSTADIGRALFTTYLLPFEVASVLLLVAMVGAVVLAKRKLH
- a CDS encoding pyridoxal-phosphate dependent enzyme encodes the protein MNVYNSITEAIGQTPLVRLQRVTAGLKCKVYAKIEYLNPGGSSNDRTALRILENAEKTGKLKPGGTIVEATNGNAGGGLAMLAAARGYRAIFTVPDKTSQEKIRMLKAFGAEVIVCPTAVPAHSPESTFAVAEKIAKETPSALFANHYANPENPEAHYATTGPEIWEQSNGKVSVFVCGIGSGGTISGVGRFLKEKNPNIKIVGVDPVGSILRDYFYSRQLSTSQPYLVEGIGKDSIPATLNFDYLDEILPVGDKESFLMARRLAREEGLLVGGSSGSAAVVAVRLAQELAADQLVVTIFPDTGLYYLSKFYSDEWMKENRFFDFDKALVHHLLDSKSRNLPALLSVPPEVTVREALQLMEEHNVSQMPVIEAGRSIGSLDESTLLSRVLEEAALLEERVRCVMDASLPVVHHDDSLEHARYLLARGYPGILVQEQGQLVGIITKYDLINFMA
- a CDS encoding response regulator; the encoded protein is MDRKRILINEKEPREVADLRKALVATGYDVRMAESSAQTLELIASFKPNLLISEVRMPVMDGPHLLQEVRNRPATRALLFVMIGKLRTVEERVGILKLPIDDYLQKPLDIDEAVVRIDNLIKEIELLSASSQPRWRGFNGHLSEMNLVDLLQTIEVGKKTCVLKLRAHEKEGQVFVTEGQVIDAELGGLEARRALLRMFTWSEGTFQVELRPHERTRMLTIANRDLISEGLTRQHRWRQLTAQLPPLHTQVMLAPSPAPAANEEEQALFKLLENGVAKRLLDLVEENSADDLRTLTVCKKLFERGAIQAVQVPSASQNGESTQWLKRLQDEGQTRSASPVDALFKAIVKPVANATVPHERRRADRRQQAGRRQYDRRNGLVRKLYLNKSELLMIRAKLSH
- a CDS encoding response regulator; translation: MDNPTILVADGDPKNLQILRENLEAAGFEVIVASDGLQAWQKISSSVPDLILSEVNLPKLDGFQLLEKLKADPVTSSIPLMFLTNRRELQDRVRSLRGGVKDYMIKPLHIKEVLARIRMILRRMERIKEEEAEPAKKLVGRLEEFSPVDLIESFGVERKTGVLTLHNENNRSGEIYFRDGAVVNASLGNLKAEKAVYQMLPWKRGHFTMVFKDIVVPDEISVSNLGLLLQGFKRMEERERLFKLLPSPETTFVITETFRAILQKRELTTEVARFISLIDGRRDILQIIDESTYDDIKTLERLVKLYQQGFIKPAKSTLTSEDEERDLSANLAEPPILQRLAVEPQPPTSFRVTAVRGEKATPKPAPEPTSPTPVRPAPLPRQPEPPPPVAPAAEENKFAPGQEPEEPAEVSHVPPVEAGETQSFKFPEPESAPPEEDIDLTDDSELSSLPSFWHEHADEIWGAPHAGNGSDNAMIEIQEEQGEEPAAAGQGRTAAGEPDTRMRESRPPAIIGKEVVGGGEPEMQPVDLDQIMSQPTEVSAFLRDEFQSESAPPAELPVSQLRTQPGAEFLPPSVAADDTTPEPHQPLAASPSAPITASAPLPAAGPQTAPELPAKPQATSATKAGVTAPVTAATPSTVTSPAPSSAPAPAAGEEASVHRITQALMRLCAARGIAKPRLVVIGHASGSLSAMVGHLLGPQASVRKIENPTFRHLEIGERILENGAPLEVIGVSMEQQFTQLLQAVARDLVGYILLLQANRRDDLSYFGYLLKVLKSGYRLPFGIAVLRENGQQSPATATVRDLVNAEPSDYLLDCNPSDAATVAAFLEGLASDANLTRW